The Bacillaceae bacterium IKA-2 DNA window AGTTTATCTTGAAGCAATTGACAAAGAACTAGCTGTTCATCCTGAAACAATCTTTTTAGCAACATTAAATCGAGGCATGTCCCATACAGGAACCTTTCAAGAAGATGCTGCAATTGAGGATCGGTTTGAATTTATTAATTTACAATTACCGTCTGAAAAAGAAATAACTGATATTCTGATTAAATGGTTTTCAATTAACAAAAAAGATGCAACGATGATTGCACGTTTGACTAAAGAGTTAGCCTGTCTTCACGACGATGAAAAACTATCGAAGGCGTTTGGAATGAGACCGGCAATTAGTGCTGCTAAATTGCTGACAAGGAAAAATAATCTTCATGATGCGTTAGTGTATACGTTTGCCAATCGTTTTTCTAGTGAAGGCGGTGTGGAGAGTGAGCGTACGTATGTAATGCAACTGATACAAGGTCTATCAGGTAGTGGTGATTACCTTGGATAATGAGTTTAATACTCATGGAGAAATTGGGGTAGTGTCGGATTTTTGGCTAGGAAAACTTTCAAATTGGCATTTCACTCAAGAGACAACAGACGATATCGTACAACTAACAAAAGTTATTCATAGCATCGAGCAAATGGTGGGCTCTCTTGAACCTAAGAAGAAATTTTACGTGCGTCTAGCTAGTGAACGTAAGGGTACTTCCCAATGGTCTATAAACAAAATTGTTTTACCAGCTGATTATTTATGGAAGCAAGCTTCATTCTCAAGCTTTGCTCATATCGTCGATTTATGGACAGCCTTTGCGTTACATGAAGCCGGACACATTATTTTATCTAAGCAATTAGAAACAGCGATGATTGAAGAATCACATCAGTTTATCATTACTCACTTAGTTGAAGATTTCTGGATTGAAAAGTGGATTGGAGAACGTTATCCGGGTTACAACCCCTATTTTAACAAGTTTAAACAATATTACTACACCCAAGACGCTGATTTAGGTGACGATATCATTTCAAAAAAAATTAATGACCTTATCTATTTTCTAAATGCTGAAAACTATCAACCATTATTTCTAGAATCGAGATTGGCAGCAAAGCTTCTCACCGAGAATTGGCTTAAGGCTAAGGAAACGGGAGTAGTAGAAGTATGGGATCGAATTGCGCTAGGAGCAACGATTTATCAATTATTATTTCCAAAGGGTTTAACATCCGTCATCAAACAAGAGGAAACAAAAGAACTAAACCTTGCAAATCCAAATGAACTAGAACCAACAGCTGCTTCAAGTCAAATGAAGGATGTTGATTTAGAAGGTCCCTCTCCTTTTTTATTATCAGGAATAGTAAAACAACAACAAACAATCCAGTTTCATCATCAAGTCAAGGAAGGACAAAAACTGACTTGGGCTTCAGAACAAATGATGGAAACGTGGTTAAAGGACGAAGAACGATTTTTACAACAAGCATCCAAAAGTGACGATCCGACAATTATTAAAAAGCCGAAAGTGACTCATAAAGGGATCGAAAGCTACCAGTCTTCCTATCAAAGAGTAAAGCCGTATATATTAAAGCTAAGAAAGAAATTTGAAACAGCGAATACGCCTCGGATTTATGAAACCCTTCATTTGCAACAAGGGATGTTAGATGAGGAAGCTTTGTATCGTGCGAGCTATTCCCCGAACTTATTTAAAACAGTTGAGGAACGCAATGATACTTTAGATCATTGGAATATAACGCTTTTAATAGATCAAAGCAGATCAACAGAGCGTTTATATAGTCAATTAGGTCGTTTATCAGAATTAAAGCGCTATCAAGTAGCCACAGATCTCGCTGTATTATTTACAAATGCTTTTTATAAAATAAAGCCAATTAACTTAAAGGTTTATGCTTATTCAACAGCAATGCATTCAAGTGCACTCCAACTTGATGAATTATTTTCGTCTAAAAGCAGCGATCTTCATCGTCTCGGGATGATCAGTCCAAAAGATGCCACACCAGAATTTTTAGCAATTAAAGAAATGACGTTAGCGATGAATGAAAGTAGCCGAGGAAAGGTTAGAAAATTAATGATCGTCTTATCAGACGGAGAACCTGATGATTATAAGTACGGTGGTGGGAAAGAGCATCGAGAAGAAATTAAAGCTTGGCTAAAAAAATGGAGGCAAAGAGGTTACACATTTATTCATATTGCTTTAGCCGAAGAAACAGGCGGCACTGACATATATCCGATATCTATTCAGTTTGAACAAGACTACGACCAATTAATAACAAAGGTTTATCGTCAAATAGCGTCTACTTTAATAAAATAAGGCATATTAGTTCCTTGTGCCAACGCCATTCTTATTTGATAGGAATGGCGTTGGAGTAATGACGGAACAACAATGATAAAACAAGAAATATTTAAATTAGTGTTATGGTACAATCTCCCTTCTTCATAGAATAAAACAATTGAGCAAATGAAGGGAGTTGTTTATTTTTGAATAATTATCAAAACCAACAGCAGCATCAGGATAATTCTATGCAAATGGTTACATTCGTCGATCCTTATGTCTATCAGACGCTTCAAACGGTTTTGGGAAAAACGCTTGTTGTTCAGACAACGGAAGGAAATATTCGTGGTCAATTAATTGATGTAAAGCCTGATCATATTGTTGTTGATGTTTCTGGTTCGTCCTTTTTTATTCGAATTCAAAGCATTGTTTGGGTTATGCCACAGTAACCAAATGAGTAGATCTTTATATTGAATTTTGAAAGGGGGTAAAGTCTTGATTCAGCGTTTTGATAGACTGCTAATTGATTTACCGAAACCAGAATATCCAGATCCGAACGGTGCATCTGCTGTTCAAGAATTACTTGGTGGAAAATTTGGGGAAATGTCGACATTAAATAATTATATGTATCAGTCTTTTAATTTTCGTAACAAAAAGAAATTCAAGCCTTTTTATGATTTATTAGCTAGTATTACAGCAGAAGAATTTGGTCATGTGGAGCTAGTTGCGCATACTATCAACATCATGAATACAAATACGACGTTCCCAGGAAATCCAAATATTGCTCCAATGCAAAATGCAAAAGATTTACGCTTCCATCATCATTTTATTGATACTGCACAAACGGCGAAGCCAGCTGATTCTCATGGTCGTCCCTGGACTGGCGATAATGTCTTTAATAGTGGGAATTTATTATTGGATTTAATTCATAATTTTTTCTTAGAGTGTGGGGCAAGAACCCATAAGATGCGTGTTTATGAAATGACAGAGCATCCAACGGCGAGAATGATGATTGGCTACTTACTTGTTCGTGGAGGAGTTCACGTTGTTGCTTATGCAAAAGCGATTGAAGTGGTTACTGGAGTGGATATGACGAAAATGTTACCAATCCCAAACTTAAGTAACCGTGCTTTTGAAACAGCAAGACAATTTGAAGATGAAGGCATTCATACAAAATTATATACGTGGAGTCCGACGGATTTTCGTGATATCGGTAAAATTTGGAAAGGGACTCATCCAGAAGATGGCAAGCCACTTGAAGTGGTGATCGGTTCACCTGAAGGCGCTCCAATGCCTGATTATGAAGCAGTACCTGAAGAATTTGCACCCGGAATATCACCTGAAGACTACCAGGAAATAGTTAAACGTCTCATGAGGTCTGCTGGTATGTGATAGCTCAGTTCACAGCTAGTTGAATAATGAAACAAAGCTAAATAGGTCCATTGATGAAAGTCCATCTGAACATTAGGTGGGCTTTTATTATTTGGGATTCTTACGGACAGATGATGTTAAACTAAAGAAAGATATTTGATAATTGTTCAAGAAGTAAAAATTAAATCAACAAATTAGGTGGGGCTTGGGTCGCGGACATCACCTTGGACAAGTGTAGGCTGGTTGTATTTGGCATCCATTATGGTATTATATTCTAGACGTATTATCGGTTGGGAAATAGGCGGGAAAATGACAAAAGAACTAGTGATAACAGCTCTTAAACGAGCAATGACAGTGCAAACGCCAACACCTGGACTCATCCAACATTCTGATGGTGGCAGCCAATATGCATCAAAAGATTACCAACAACAAAAGAATTCATTCAGCTAGTGGATATATGTTACCTATTACATATGAAAAGAAGTATTTTGAAATCTTAAATGTAAAGATAGTAGCTTAGATAGTTTCCGCTCTATTAAGTTAAAGGCTACGTCCCTTAACTTAATAGAGCGACCAGAAAGCGAAGCGCTATTATGAAATTCATTCAAATAGATAAAAAACTTATTTAGGTAATTAAATCTGTTTTAGTAGGAGAAAAAAATATGGTATTCGAGAAATTCCCACTTAGGGCTAAAATAATTTTTTTGGTATTTTGTGTTGTTATTCTAGCGCTATTTGTAAATAACTATCTTACTAGTAGTAGTATTGAAAAGATTACAATTAGTAATATTGAAGGAAAAGCGTCAGACGT harbors:
- a CDS encoding VWA domain-containing protein, whose translation is MDNEFNTHGEIGVVSDFWLGKLSNWHFTQETTDDIVQLTKVIHSIEQMVGSLEPKKKFYVRLASERKGTSQWSINKIVLPADYLWKQASFSSFAHIVDLWTAFALHEAGHIILSKQLETAMIEESHQFIITHLVEDFWIEKWIGERYPGYNPYFNKFKQYYYTQDADLGDDIISKKINDLIYFLNAENYQPLFLESRLAAKLLTENWLKAKETGVVEVWDRIALGATIYQLLFPKGLTSVIKQEETKELNLANPNELEPTAASSQMKDVDLEGPSPFLLSGIVKQQQTIQFHHQVKEGQKLTWASEQMMETWLKDEERFLQQASKSDDPTIIKKPKVTHKGIESYQSSYQRVKPYILKLRKKFETANTPRIYETLHLQQGMLDEEALYRASYSPNLFKTVEERNDTLDHWNITLLIDQSRSTERLYSQLGRLSELKRYQVATDLAVLFTNAFYKIKPINLKVYAYSTAMHSSALQLDELFSSKSSDLHRLGMISPKDATPEFLAIKEMTLAMNESSRGKVRKLMIVLSDGEPDDYKYGGGKEHREEIKAWLKKWRQRGYTFIHIALAEETGGTDIYPISIQFEQDYDQLITKVYRQIASTLIK
- a CDS encoding AAA family ATPase, which codes for MKKLTEWIASSKDVDYEKLHQNGENVKQLDNFIIDKKSLKIIQDFMFTGVHVAITGNPGTGKTELAKKLSIAHNMPYILINVGMIRTPGDWWGFMEYKEGEGTFFHKTRLTSALENKQPYVIILNEFNRCPPHCHNPIYDILDGNRAVYLEAIDKELAVHPETIFLATLNRGMSHTGTFQEDAAIEDRFEFINLQLPSEKEITDILIKWFSINKKDATMIARLTKELACLHDDEKLSKAFGMRPAISAAKLLTRKNNLHDALVYTFANRFSSEGGVESERTYVMQLIQGLSGSGDYLG
- a CDS encoding YuzF family protein translates to MNNYQNQQQHQDNSMQMVTFVDPYVYQTLQTVLGKTLVVQTTEGNIRGQLIDVKPDHIVVDVSGSSFFIRIQSIVWVMPQ
- a CDS encoding manganese catalase family protein — its product is MIQRFDRLLIDLPKPEYPDPNGASAVQELLGGKFGEMSTLNNYMYQSFNFRNKKKFKPFYDLLASITAEEFGHVELVAHTINIMNTNTTFPGNPNIAPMQNAKDLRFHHHFIDTAQTAKPADSHGRPWTGDNVFNSGNLLLDLIHNFFLECGARTHKMRVYEMTEHPTARMMIGYLLVRGGVHVVAYAKAIEVVTGVDMTKMLPIPNLSNRAFETARQFEDEGIHTKLYTWSPTDFRDIGKIWKGTHPEDGKPLEVVIGSPEGAPMPDYEAVPEEFAPGISPEDYQEIVKRLMRSAGM